In Acropora muricata isolate sample 2 chromosome 13, ASM3666990v1, whole genome shotgun sequence, the DNA window taattctgatacccagatagaatccttttcctctctctctggggAGCGTTCGTGGGCGGAAGTCGTTGAATCGTCTGTGTCTTCGGTGAAGGATTCTTCTATGCCTATATTAAGTAGTTGGGATTCGGGTACGACTAATGAACTTATGAATATGGATGCGGCTGATAATCCCAGAATATCTGCTGGAGTAACTGCTATGGGTACGGTCTCAAATACACGTTCTCCCACAGTtgtcggtgctcaaccaacggaaaaggatggttctactcctggtcggtcggctagcccggccgtcaggagtgacatttcctccagttcggctggccgtccgggccttcgtaaaagagcccggcccactcccgctgttgccgacaccgccatacgtcgaagccgggatcgggcttcacatattcctgtagctgccattcaagctgcaaaggcGGCTCTCAAGGGCCCGCGCTaagtgctttttttctttttcgtcatggctttctcaattctatccttaaatgtttatggtttacgtgatgcgaataaacgttctggtctagttcagtggttgagatcactcccatcttcaactgattttgtttgtctccaagaaacacattgtatatctgaacaagaagcttgttcttggttttcctccacaggatactgtgtggcgtcctcttgcggctccctcaggtcctgtggttgtattattctttaccggcctatttataatttacttaaatcgcatattgatttggagggcaggtttttgctttgttctttttcgtttagagatatttcttttaatatctcctgtttgtatgcacctaaccggaatcctgcccgtaatgacttctttgatggacttgctgacactatcgacttgagctttcctacttttatttgcggggatttcaacactgttctggaCAGATCCATGGATAGATTTGGTTCAAACGTGTCGGACTACTCTCAGGAGAGTTCGCAGGCCTTAGCTCATCTTTTTTATTCATGCTGTACTAttgatatttggcgttatttgcaCCCTACTAGTAAACAGTTTACCTGGTCCGCGAGGAAAGGTGctttgtcttctcgtattgatctaattggttgtccggtcgcctgggttcctgtcttcctgtgagattctgccgtttcccttttctgatcactgtgctgtcctcctgtctggttcctttccgtctctgattcctcctgggccaggtgtctggaaattaaacttttctattttggaaaacgatgactattttgagttaatttcctctttctggcggtcttggaaatttcgtaaatctagttttgtttctattatggattggtgggaattgggaaaatctaaaattaaaggtttaactgtcacctattgtaaaaaacgtgttgctgcccagagagagaaacgtaatttattgtgtaatttagtagaacatcttaaaagaaaaattgataatggtagtacttcatgtgttgacgcttataaaaatgccttagttAAACTTGGTAAACTGGACCTTGAGGCCGCGAATGGTTCTCGCGTGCGCTCAAGAGTccagtgggctgaggagggtgaaacctcctcaaagtatttccttcgtcttgaaaagaaaaataaagctgagcgaTGGATCTCAGCATTGAAGGATGAGGATGGTATTATCCATTCCGATGTGGATGGTAtctctcatgtgttgtcttccttttactcgtctctcttctcctctgaggataccatcccagcggctcaggctgttttgttaaataacctggaaacctctttgcctcccgaacaatctggtttgtgtgacggtcctttgtccctttcggagtgccattcctccttgttaggaatggccctccgcaaggctcctggttgtgatgggttacctgttgagttttatttaaaattttgggatgttttgggggctgatcttgtggaagtattaaatttttgttatttatctgggtctctgtcacgtactcaacgtcgcggtctaattgcattgtcttttaagaaaggggatcgtcttgatccccgtaactggcgtcctgTCTCTCTACTAAAGGTggactataaaattgcgtcacgagccattgccggtagattgcttaaggttattcatttagttgtaaattctaatcaaacttgtggtgttcccgggcgttatattggtgattctgtggcttttattcgtgatgttgtttcttatgcttccttgtctggtaccccggtagctattttgtccttggatgaagaaaaggcctttgaccgggtggattggggttttctccgatccactttggtccgtaTGGGTTTTAGGTCTTCTtttattggttgggttgatttgttctacacgggggttcaaagtgctgtaaaatttaatggttatcgttcttcctttttctgtctttctcgtggtgtcagacaaggttgccctctttctcctttattatatgttttatatgctgaagttcttgcctgcaatattcgtgctaatcgtcgtattattggtttgtctcttcttggtggtgtctctcctttacctgttgtctgccgatatgctgatgatacttctcttattgtggtttctgatgactGTATTAAAGCTGTTTCTGAcacttatgctgtttttgaacttggatctggtagtaagttaaatttatctaaatctaagggcttatggctagggggttggagtggtcgtctggaccctccaattaccttggagtggacatccggtatgattaaggttttaggcgtttttattGGAATTGGGGATCTGGAGGAAGCCAATTGGCGTCCgcgaattactgcagtgaaaaacacccttaattcgtggcgccaacgtcatttatcttatcgtggcagagcccttatcattaatgctctggctctttcccggatctggtatgtggcatctctcgtccacatgccagactgggtcctacgttaactaaatactcttgtctttaactttttttggaagggtaaaaaagacctagtcactacacagaaaaaaaagctGAGTAAATTTAACTAAAAAAATTGAGTTAATCGATGCATCCATACTGAGTAGCTATAGTGAGTAATCTTTAGCAGTATTGCTGAGTAAACTTTACTCAGGGGTTTGAGTTGATTTGACTCTGCTATGAGTAAAAGTACTCAAAGTCAGGGGTAAAAATACTCAGGGGTTTGAGTTCATCTGACTCTGCAATGAGTAAAAGTACTCAAAATCAGGGGTAATAATACTCAAGAGAAATGCATCCATACTGACCCTTTATTTTGAGTAAACTGTTGAACTACTCACAGCTCGAGTAAAGCATACTCTTTATTTAGAGTAAAATCAAGATTACTCAGATTACAGTGCCTTTTTACATAACTCATCTTTCTGAGCAAATATAACTCTAGATATCTCAATAAATTGAACTTAACAgtgataaaattccaaaaactgcTCCTTGAATGGAGTTAAATTTAGTAAAACATTCCCTATACAACTGCACATACAAATTAAATCTAAACTACAGGAACACTCAATGATACAAATACTAAGTTATTTTAAACTGATCGTAAAGCAAAACACTCAGCGGAGACTGACTGATGTTCATGAAAAGAATTAACTAGTGAAATTACAGAGGATGGCAATTTTGAATatgcaaaatgcattttgcaCATAGAATGGTTGCTAGTTCAGGAGGACAATTATACATAAAAACATAATATGTTGCAAGTAATGCAAGGGCTGACTCTACCAGGGATGCTTCAAAATCACAAATAATGTGCTTGTCAGCTGCCAAGTATATTGTTTCATGACTTTCTAGACTTCCAGTGAAGATCAGGAAGGGGAAAGTCATTTCTCTGCTTTCTTCCATTCTTCTTGGACCTACTTCTCCCTGTGGAAATAGTAATGTAAAAAGTTGTCAATAATATTCTGCAAACTAGAAGTATGTAATTCCTCATGCACAAGATAAGCAACATGTGTACATTGCATGGCATAACAACTTATCGTGATAATAGTGAGTGTCGAGTGGAATGACCACACCATTTAAtgtttaaattttccttcaGTCATTTGTTAAAATATCACTTTTATCACACCCACTTTTAAATGTTCAGATGAAAGAAATTATACTTACAGAGATGAATTCAACAAAATCAGTGCATTTACACACCCCCGACTTGCCTTGCAACAGCAATGGCAATACTGCCATTGCCACTGCAGCCTTTTCAcctggaaaagaaaaaggaacactCTCAGGGTAAGATCAGGGCTAAAATCCCACAAACAGGATGTAGTCAAGCAGTCATTAGCATTACAGAATAAGGCTAAGTCAtctattgtaaaatgtaaatgGTTTGTAAGAGATTGCATGATTTGAAAATCTTACACATTAATGGTCCTGAACATGACCATCTGGATCATGCACAAAATGCTTGCATTCCTTTCTGAACTTTTCATATAGTTGGACAAACCAGGAATcctaaatataaaaaaataaaagatataAATAGTCAATAAGTTCATGGAATGAGGTCCATGATGACAAGCATTGGTTGTTTAAAACTGAAAGCTGTGTGCTACTGGAGTGCTGCAAATTTTAATGCATGGTTCTCTGCTTttaaattattagtatttgtTGCTGTTTCCAGTTGCCTCATGATATAAACAATTGTTAAATAGACTTACATATCCTGTCCCAACTGACTGATCTCTATGGGCAGGGTATGTCTGAACAATGAGATGAGCAACTGCTGTAAGTGGAGCCCTTGTGGGATATCTACAAAAGACAATTAGGGAGCGTTTGGCAAAACAGTTCAATTCAGCaaaccattgataacaacagtACCTACTCCTATAGCTATGTCTGACTCACACCCTCATACAGAACACTCTGATTGTTTTCACCGAGGAATGATACACCTTATTTAGCCTTTAAAGCTTtaaaacagcaagaaaaaaacCTTGTTAGCCAATACTCACGTCTAGAAAAGTTTGCACGTGCTTTGATCGCACGCTTCGCGTCGCCAGAAACGAATGTTGTTTCCTACAAAACACTGCAAATGCTCGAATCAGATACATCATAAGACGTGGAAACAAATCAGCCGATCGAAAGCAGCAATCCGTCGTatgtcaaccttttttttttttgaggggggggggggggtttctgtggtatcaattaagtcTAAAGTTTGGGCACTCTATGTGCAATGGGCCAGGCGCCTTGTTACTTGTCcggcttcgtgggtccattttttgtacttttatttttgggattgtcttggtgcgtctcctttggatgttctctctcgcccttctgactttactcttcgttctttacctcctttctatcgttcatttctctctgcttggcgtgctgttgatggggggttttctgttagtcatggttcttttgcgattggttgctcttcgggactgtctatatctcctgtttccactatttccacgaagtcggtctacacctttttgttgtctgagaatctctctactcctcattgtgttgtcaagtttgcccctatttttggttctttatattggtcatgtacctggcgtcagttgtttttgtttgatgttgatcgtcctgtcattgatcttgccaggaaaattgcacatggagttctttacactgctgatcgtcttgcttcttttggttactctcttcagttgtcttgtttttgtaattctgcgcctgaatctatcgatcatcttttcttcgaatgccctcttcctcagtctgttctttcttggcttcaatcccttatgtttcgttggtctttgcttgctccttctctaactgtccgtcatattcgtttcggttttagccctgacgagctttcttgcgtcccaaaagtgttcgtctacaCCTTGAATGtgtgcaatttttttctgtggctagcccgtaacgattatcgctttcgtaatgttcgtccTAGCGCCCTTGATGTCCTAGCAAACGTTCGTGCccgtatccgttttcacttaccgatctttttcaaacgttttcgttctcctcgtcgccgtcgccttttcgtccgtcagtggggtgcctgtaacgtcgttgcttcgttcgttaatgaccatcttctcgttcacgtgtaattcctcggtcttcgtcacatttgctcgttgtttttcgtcttctgtccgttttcgtgctcttttccgttgtccttgtccTTGCCCGTCTGTATAGTCCAATGtctgtgctgtgatgttatttgtaagggaggcggggttcattgccctggtgattttgacgtgcatgtaacacccttcctgaggcccgttaattcatgtcgtgcgtgttaaatggggtggctcagcattgcactctgctgtgtccacccgcctcgaaacaaaaaaaaaacttactacattcgtcctctcatccacaacacgtaaagaatgccatcccattctctcaatttcttagactgagacgcctctgcaatGACGACatcgactttaacaacaaatgtgacgaaatgtgccagtttttcaaaatacGCGGCTACTCTAACTCTGCTGTAACATCAGGCAAACACTGCGGCCaggaaatcgaccgagagaccgcactacaaacttcgcagaacgaagaaaccgacagaattccattcacacttacctaccgcccacaaaaccttgcaatcaaaaatgtcattctcaaaaacttcaaaattctacgcaatgatcccgaaactaaacacatattttctctaccaccactcatttcattcaagcgggacaaaaacttaggcaatttcttagtcaggagcgcattcaagtttaacaaccaaccaggaaccttcacatgcaaatgcacacgatgcaaaacttgtccctttatttctaacacagttaagatctcaggcccaatcgatccgtcgaagtcacagaccatttcacctgcatctccacaaatgtcatctattgcataacctgcacgctatgcaagaaaatctacataggggaaacagggaggagactggcggaccgcttccgcgaacacctacgagacgcagaacaaaacaacacagatgcgtccaaaccagtcgcgcgccatttcaatcttcctaaccactctcACCAtaacatgactatttgcaggctatccttacaccacgggaacacagaaagccgcaaaaatctccaacaaaaattaatttttcaaatgggtacactctctccacacggaataaatgaacgcctctcattacACTAATTTAATCACAAACTCATGTTACCATATCTTCACCGAGGGCAAAggtcctctacactctcatataaaccacaacaacccacaatagAGGCTTTGCATAATCACGTGGCCTCTGGAGCAACGGTAACTACGCCGCCATGACACCGGGCAGGCAAAACAATATGGCCGCCAAACTACACAGTGAACGCGTACCGTCTCTCCCAAAATATCGTGAAACCCTAGCCTTAGAACGACGTAAGAGTTACGATGAAAAGCTTAAATTGATCGAAAACATTGATCCCTACAACGTCAGCAACTTCTTATTCTCGGATTCGATGGAATTATGGCCTGAAATTGAATTTCCCGACATCGCAAACTACCTGATCTTCTCCACGAGTAGCTACACCAAGGAGCAACTGAAGGCTTATAAAAGCCTAGATGCCTACAACTATTTTGTAGCTGGCTGGGTCAGATGCATCTTTGTTGGAAAAGCTACAGATAACATCAAGATTCTCATCGGAAaggtaggttttttttttttccccgagAAATTATGAAACAACCGAACGGTCTGTTTACAAGTCATTTTATAACTGGGATCTCGTAAACCACATGACCTGACACTCGCATTTCTTTATTGCTTTGATGCAGGTTAACCACTCTCAGCGAATGAATGAGACACCTTTAAAGCCTTGGGTTGCAGCTACAAATGAAGGCACAGTCGTAACAGCGCATTGTAACTGTATGGCAGGACTAGGAGGAGCTTGCTCTCATGTTGGAGCAATTCTTTTCGCTGTAGAAGCTGGTGTTAGGATAAAGCGTTCTACGACATGCACGTCGGTTCCATGCAAGTGGTTAATGCCAACTCCTGTGATCGCTGTTTCTTATCAGGAGCTTAGCGACATCGATTTTACTTCGTCCAAgactaagaaaagaaaattggactCGAAGATATCTGGTCTCTCTTCTGATACCTCCAAACAGAACTCCAGCCCGGCACAATCTGATGCTGCCAAGAATGGCTTTGTGCCGTCACAAACTGATATCAAGAAGTTCTTTGAGTCCCTGAATGCCTCAAAGACTCATCCTGCAATCTTGTCCCTTATTCCTCCATACAACATGAAGTACTGTCCAAAAGCAGACAGCACAGAACTGCCAAAGCCACTTACTAGGCTGTATGACAGTGAGCTTTGCAAACTTGATTTTGAAGATCTGCTAGAGAAGTCAAACCGAGTTTTTGAGGCCATGAACATTTCAATCGAACAAGCAAAGGCCATCGAGGAGGCTACAAGGAACCAGAGTAAGTCCTCTCTCTGGTTTGACATGAGGGCTGGGAGGATCACAGCAAGCAAGTTTCACCAAGCTTGTCACACAGACCCTGCATCACCATCAATTAGCCTCATAAAGGATGTTTGCTATGGCTCAAAATTCTCATCCAAGGCAACTGCCTGGGGGAACACACATGAGAAACATGCTCTAGACAGATACAGACAGGTAAAGGGATTAAAAGTTTTGACTGcataatgaaaactgattttcatgcCTCTCATAATAATTCTACAAGCCTTTTATTTATTGAGTGACCATTTCAATGTCTTACATGTCTATAGATTTAATTCTGTACTAGATATTGTTTGCTTACAAATTTAgtattcaaattaaaaattctttgAGATTATCTGTTAGTAGGATCTCTTTATAGTCAAATGTGTAATAACAACTATTGATGATTTGGGGAATTCCTTTTATTTTAAGGTCATGCAAGATGAACACAAGGATTTCGAGATCAAGGACGCTGGTTTTGTGATTAACCCTGAACACCCACATCTTGGTGCTAGTCCTGATGCCATATCCTACTGCAGTTGCCATGGTACTGGGTGTGTGGAAATCAAGTGTCCCTACAAAGCACAAGACTCCACTATTACAGAAGCAGTAGGGTTCCTGGAAAAGACCGCAAATGGATGCTTACAGCTAGATAGAAAGCATCTTTATTATGCTCAAGTTCAGCTACAGCTTTCTTCTACAAAACTAGACTTTGTTGATTTTGTTGTATGGACTCCATCAGACATTTTTATTGAGCGTATTGATAGAGATGCAGTTTTCATTGGTGAAAATCTTGCTAAAGCAAAGCACATTTATATTAGGGCCATACTACCAGAGCTGTTGGCAAAATGGTACACAAGCAAAAATGCTGATGAAAGTATTTCGGGCAGAGATAGTTTTTTATATTGTTATTGTAGAGTTCAATTTTCTGAGACTTTAGAGTTGGTTTGCAGTAATCAGTCATGTTTATTTCGTAGATTTCACATGAAGTGCTGTGGGCTGTCTAGAAAGCCATATACTCAATCATGGACATGCCCAGATTGTAGACGGTTGAAGAAGATGCCTGCAGTAACTCGTCAGCAGTAGAGTCAACTTAGATctctcttaataataattattattgatttcagaaaacaaaatattgacTTGCAAATATATAGGTGTTCTTTAATAGGTAACAAAGTGTCCAGTTAAATACAATAAATAGTCAAATTGAAACACTTAATTTTCATAGCCAACATTCTCAATTTTATTGGGTTCACCCTTCCAGCTTaaactttttaaaaatatatgcaCACACCCCTTACAAAAACAGTGAAGGTCTGAAGGGATGCCTGGCCAATTTAACATCATATTTCTAATAATATTACAATGTAAACAGCTACCTAACAATCCCTGAATGTCTAATCTGGAGAGACAACAGATTTGCAGCAATTGGTCAAAGCACAAGAGACAAAAGCAATCTTGTCAAGTAAGCAAGGGGCACCATCAGTAGATTTAAGATAGTCAATCGGAACTATTCCATGACCAAGTATAGTATACTTCTGACGCACACAACCTATCACTCTCTCAACATGTATTCGGACATtagcaattgacctggttgTTTCTATTTCCACTGGAGAGAGCTGAGGTTTACCCTTGGTATAGCTAGGAATCTGGAGCCTTGCACAGTAAAGGCCACAGCTGTCTTGGATGTCAAACCCCCTATCTGCTAACACAAGATCTCCTGGAagcaagtttttcaaaaaagcACAATGTTCGGTGATAAACTTGTCAGATGTTCGCCCTCCCCATCCCTTGGAAATGAATGAGACAGTCCCTTGTGGTGTTATTCCAATCAAATATTTTGCTGTATTATGATGCTTATATGACGACCAGGTTTGTGCACGGGCTAAAAGATCTGAAGGGCGGTCAATGAAAACTTCAAAGCAGTCAATAATTACAGCACATGATGAAAACTTTTGCCTAAAACTCATAGGCAAAGTCAATTTCAGTTGCTCCCTCTCAGGCcaataaacaagaaaatccATACTTGAGTACATAGTTTGGATGCAACTCTGGAACACTCTGGATACTGTAGAGGCATGGATACCAAATCTGTATCCAAGATCCTGCACCGACAAGTTCAGGCGAAGTCTCGTAAGTGTGAGTAATAGCTGCTGGAATTTTGTTAGGTTGCTGCGAAGCACTAGTCCTGGGCTAATAAGATCAAGCACTGCCATGAAAACTGTAATTGCCGGGAGGCCAGTGTAGAACTTCAGTTTGTCTGCAtctttttcaaaactttcacGACTTATTGACTCTTCTATCGGTTTGGAGGTTGCACAATTCTCCAGAATTTCAATATCAATTAATGATAGCTCAGTTTGTGTTCCTGTTGAAGCTGTCGTAACATTGACCTCTGGCACCTCAGTCTCTGTTTCTTCGAAAATACGATAAAGTTCTGCCATTTCAGGTTCGTTTTGGGGGACCAAAGCAGGATTCGTATTTTCCTGATTATCGTTGCAATCGACTTCAATCTCTTCTAAACACAATCGCCTACGCCTTGCCGATCTATCCTCCCAACGCTTATGCCTTTTTAGAGAAGAGGGTTTGGAAGTCTGCTTGATAGTGCTTGAATTATGTCCCATGTCTATCGTAGGTGCCCAGTCAGGATGAGATTCGTTATAGAGTTTGGCGGGTTCTCCTAACAAAATAAAGCACTATTGTCGTCAGACGACGCTCAAAATTTAAAGATTACATCAATAAAAGTTTAAATATGACTACATTTCACCAATTATTACCTTCATGAAAGTGACGTGAGCAG includes these proteins:
- the LOC136895313 gene encoding uncharacterized protein; protein product: MAAKLHSERVPSLPKYRETLALERRKSYDEKLKLIENIDPYNVSNFLFSDSMELWPEIEFPDIANYLIFSTSSYTKEQLKAYKSLDAYNYFVAGWVRCIFVGKATDNIKILIGKVNHSQRMNETPLKPWVAATNEGTVVTAHCNCMAGLGGACSHVGAILFAVEAGVRIKRSTTCTSVPCKWLMPTPVIAVSYQELSDIDFTSSKTKKRKLDSKISGLSSDTSKQNSSPAQSDAAKNGFVPSQTDIKKFFESLNASKTHPAILSLIPPYNMKYCPKADSTELPKPLTRLYDSELCKLDFEDLLEKSNRVFEAMNISIEQAKAIEEATRNQSKSSLWFDMRAGRITASKFHQACHTDPASPSISLIKDVCYGSKFSSKATAWGNTHEKHALDRYRQVMQDEHKDFEIKDAGFVINPEHPHLGASPDAISYCSCHGTGCVEIKCPYKAQDSTITEAVGFLEKTANGCLQLDRKHLYYAQVQLQLSSTKLDFVDFVVWTPSDIFIERIDRDAVFIGENLAKAKHIYIRAILPELLAKWYTSKNADESISGRDSFLYCYCRVQFSETLELVCSNQSCLFRRFHMKCCGLSRKPYTQSWTCPDCRRLKKMPAVTRQQ
- the LOC136895982 gene encoding uncharacterized protein; protein product: MVRFCCVYGCSNRSGRDKDVRFFNVPSVISHQGEKTKELSVRRRNLWLANINRDAVTKGEIKTPEVCSRHFHEGEPAKLYNESHPDWAPTIDMGHNSSTIKQTSKPSSLKRHKRWEDRSARRRRLCLEEIEVDCNDNQENTNPALVPQNEPEMAELYRIFEETETEVPEVNVTTASTGTQTELSLIDIEILENCATSKPIEESISRESFEKDADKLKFYTGLPAITVFMAVLDLISPGLVLRSNLTKFQQLLLTLTRLRLNLSVQDLGYRFGIHASTVSRVFQSCIQTMYSSMDFLVYWPEREQLKLTLPMSFRQKFSSCAVIIDCFEVFIDRPSDLLARAQTWSSYKHHNTAKYLIGITPQGTVSFISKGWGGRTSDKFITEHCAFLKNLLPGDLVLADRGFDIQDSCGLYCARLQIPSYTKGKPQLSPVEIETTRSIANVRIHVERVIGCVRQKYTILGHGIVPIDYLKSTDGAPCLLDKIAFVSCALTNCCKSVVSPD